The window CGCGAAGGGCAGGATGGTACATGGATAACCACAGATATGCAAGCTGCTTATTCAAATTTACATGATGCAGGCTTTGCTCATTCTATAGAGGTATGGCAAAACCAACGCTTAGTTGGTGGCTTATATGGTGTTGCAATCGGTACCGTATTTTGCGGCGAAAGTATGTTTAGTAAAGTCAGCAATGCATCAAAAGTAGCCTTAATATCGCTTTGTCAAAGTAGCCAATATGAGTTAATAGATTGCCAGGTTTATACTGATCATTTAGCATCAATGGGAGCACATATGATAACAAGGCAAGAATATATGGCCGCTTTGCATAAAACCATTGCTTAAATATTAGTTTTGTAGCAATGGAGCCCGTTATTCATAAAGAGCGTATTATTTTAGGCATCGACCCGGGCACGGCCGTTATGGGATATGGCCTGGTATTGGAAAAAGGACCGAAAATAGAATTGATAAGTTTAGGGGTGGTGAAGATGGATAAGATAGACGACCACATGCTTAAGCTACAGCGCATATTCGAAAAAACCGTTGCGCTTATTGATAACTACAAACCCGACTGCCTGGCTATTGAAGCTCCTTTCTACGGTAAAAATATACAGGTAATGCTAAAATTAGGCCGGGCACAGGGCGTATGTATGGCAGCTGCATTATCACGTAATGTTACTATTACCGAATACTCGCCCCGTAAGATAAAGCAGTCTATTACTGGCAACGGAAGCGCCACAAAAGAGCAGGTTGCCGCGATGTTGCAAACCCTTTTAAAATTTAACGAAACACCAGATTTTTTAGATGCGACAGACGGACTTGCCGTAGCAGTATGCCACTCGTTCCAAAAAATCACTACATCATCAGTTAAAAGCAGCACGGGTAGCAAAAGCAAAAAATCTTACTCGGGCTGGGAAACTTTTGTAAAAGATAATGCTGTAAGAGTTAAAGGCGGTACCAAATAACTATAGGAACATTTTAGCTACATCATCCCACGAGTCTACTCTAACATCCCACTCAACATTTCTATTATGAGATGCTGTGAAAAGCACGCCTTGCCCTATAAATCGTTTAAAATGCCTTACGTTGTCATCAATCAGGTAGTCGGCATTAATAATACTCTTATCGCCGCAAAACACAATATTAGTCCATGATATATATGGAAAATGAGTATTAAGCCAATTGAGCTTATGTTTAAACGAGTAAGGGAACTCCATTGCAGCTGTAGTAATAAACAGTTCATACTTTTTATGAAGCTCATTTATCACCTCCTGGCTACCAGGTATAATATTCAAATCTTTAAAAAAATCTTCGTGATGAGCGTATTCCTTTACTTTATACCGGTGTCCTTCTTCTAAAAGGTCTTCAAAGCGACTTGAGCTTAATTGTTCAGGTGTAAATTCAATATTGTAATCTCTTTTATACCAGTCTGCAAAACGCTGAATGGCATCCGAGATTACTTCATCCATATCAATAGCTATTCTTTTCATAGTGCCTGTTTCTCACAAATATAACAGACTAAAGGTCATTTATTATTTATAATTATTCTAAATAACTTGCAGTAAACATTTTTATAATCTACATTTGCGGCACTATTAATAATTAGTCTAAATAAATATGAATCTACGTCAACCTATTTCCTCTGCCATAATTATCGTTTTAACCGTAATCTTTTCTTTTATTAATCCCAATACAACCGCTGCACAAACCAGTCGTGGTACCGTTAGCGGTAAAGTTGTTACCGGCAAAAACGAACCGGCCGGTAATGTATCAATTGGTTTAGAAGGTACCAATTATGGTACTGTTACTAACGAAGCCGGCGAGTTTTCATTTCGTGCACCGGCAGGGGCATACAAAATCATTATATCGTATGTTGGTGTACCACGTGTAGAAATACCCGTAACAGTAAATGCAGGTCAAGTATCATTAGTCCCGCAAATTACTATTAACGCCAGTACGTCGCAATTAAGTGAGATAAATGTAATTGCAAGCCGCTCTAACCGCTTTACTGCGCGCATAAGTACCGATGCCGCCAAGATTCCGTTGGCTCCGTTAGAGAATGCGCAAAGCTATACTACTGTAACCGGTAGTTTATTAAAAGAACAACAAGTATATAATGTTGAAGACGCTTTACGTAATGTGCCCGGTATACAAAAAATGTGGGATGCAACCAGCCGTGCAGGTGATGGTGGTGGCTATTTTACGTTGCGTGGTTTTGTTACTCAAACCCGTTTGCGTAACGGTATTGCCGGCTTAGTTACCAGCAGTATTGATGCTACTAACATAGACAAGATAGAAGTGATAAAAGGCCCATCCGCTACTTTGTTTGGCAGCACACTAACTTCATTTGGTGGCTTGGTAAATAGAGTAACTAAAAAGCCATATGAGGCATTTGGTTTAGAAATTGGCCACACCGTTGGTAATTACGATTTAAATCGCACCAGTATAGATTTGAATACCCCCCTTAGCTCAAATGTAGCTTTCCGTTTAAATTCGGCCTATAATTATGAAGGCAGCTTTCAAAACTATGGTAAAAGCCGTACGTTTTCTGCAGCGCCAAGCTTAGCTATTAAGGCTAATGATAAGCTATCCTTTTTATTAGAAAGTGAAGTATTCGTTGGCCGAAATTCAGCAAAGCCCTTCTTCTTCTTCTACTATGATTCGCCGCCAAAAGCTTTGGGTGTAACCAAAGTAAGCGATTTAAATATCAATTATAAAAACGCTTATGTAAATGATGACATAACTTCTTTTAGCCGTAGCTTAAATTATTTTGCAGAGGCTAAATATAAATTCTCTGATAAGCTTACTTCACAAACTGTATTCTCTTCATCTAATAGTTACTCCAATGGTGCAAGCCCTTATTTCTACCTGGTTACCGATTCTACAGCTATTAAACTCGCACGCAAGCCTGGAGTAGCAGATCTGCCTGATCTTCCAGGCGAGGCAAATTATATTTATCGTAATGACCAGTCTACCTACCATAGTAAACTTAATGCTATAGAGATCCAGGAAAACATCAACGGTGATTTTAACATCGGCACTACGCGCCACCGTTTTGTTGTTGGTTTAGATTTTCAACACCAAAATTCTAATCAAGTGTACTATGGCGGATCTTACGGCATAGCACCTATAAACGACCCTACTTATGATTACGGTGCGTTCAACAAAATATTGGTTGATGCCAATGTTTTTAACCCTGCCGCAGCATACCCCTACATCTACAAAACCAATACTTACAGTGCTTATGCGTCAGACGTGATTAACCTAACCGACCGCTTAATTGCATCGGCAGGTCTACGTGTAGATCGCTTTGAGAATAAAGGTAGCTATAACCTGGATGGCTCGCTGTCAAGCCCATCGTTTAGTCAAACTGCTTTCTCACCAAAATTTGGCTTGATTTATCAGCCAATTAAAGAGGCTTTATCCTTATTTGTAAACTATCAGAATGGTTTCCAGAATCCTGGCTTTTACATCAATAGAAATAACGTGTCAACAATGGCAAAAATTCAAAATGCCAATCAAATAGAAGGTGGTGTTAAAATGGCCTTATTTAATGGTAAATTAAATGGTACCATTAGCTACTACCGAATTAACCTTACTAATGTATTACGTACAGAGCCCGGCTCTGGTGCCCAGGCAATACAGGTACAGGACGGCACACAAAATAGCAAAGGTTTCGAGGCTGAGATTATTGCCAACCCCATACCTTCAATTAATATTGTAGCCGGTTTTGCCTACAACGATTCTAAGTACACCAAATCTGATGCTGATGTACAAGGTCTTCGCCCAAATACCGCAGGCTCGCCATATTTGGGTAACTTTTATGTAAGCTACCGCTTACCCGAAAGTGCCATTAAAGGCTTAGGGCTTGGTTTTGGTGGTAACTACGCCAGCAAAAACAAGATCATCAATAGCGTTAATCAGGGTACATTTGAATTACCATCTTACACAGTGTTAAATAGCAACGTATTTTACGACAGGGCTAAATATCGTTTCGGGCTTAGCGTTAATAACTTAACCGACAAGCACTACTATACCGGCTATACTACAATTAATCCGCAGCGATTACGCCAGTTTGTACTAAGCGCAACCTATAAATTGTAACCATGACCCCATTTAAAAAAGTAATACTTTTTTGCCACCGCTGGCTCGGATTTATTTCCGGGCTTGTGGTGTTTATTGTAAGTATTACGGGCTGTATCTTTTGTTTTCAGGATGAGATACAGGATGCCATATACAAACACCGTACCGTGCAAAATACGGGTAAGCCATATATACAGCCATCGCAACTAATTAACGAAGTTAAAAAAACTTACCCTAAGGCATCGTCTGATTTTATTTACTACTATGGTAAAGAGCGCCCTGCCGCTGTATATGCCAACCTGGGTAAAGATGGCTATGAATTTATCTATTTAAACCCATACACAGGTAAAATCACCTATCACGAACAGCTACAGAGCAACTTTTTTGTGGTTGTAGAATACATTCACCTGTATTTGCTGCTGCCGCCGGCCATTGGCAAGTGGGTAGTTGGCGTATCGGTTATCATTTTTATGGTGATCATGATAACAGGGTTGATCCTTTGGTGGCCCAAACGCAAAAGCGACCGCAAGCGCAGCTTTACCATTAAATGGGGTGGCCGCTGGCGCAGGGTTAACTATGATCTGCATAACGTGCTTGGTTTTTACGCGACGTCTATTGCCATCATATTGTCTATAACAGGCTTAGCTATAGCTTTTCAGCCGGTAAGTAAAGCCATATACAACACTGCAAATGTTGGCAGAAACATCAAATATGAGGATGAAGTAACCGAACCTAAGTCCGATTCACTTAAAAGGGCCGGGCTTGCTAAGCAGCCTGTTGTTGATATAGCATTTGCATACGCCAGGCAGCAAGCCCCTGATGCTGAAATGTTTTTGATCCATAACGACCCTGCTTTATCGGGGGCTATTGGCGTTGGTGCTTATGCAAAATCGCTGCACTACTCTAATGCCAATGGTTTCGAATTTGACAAGTACAATGGCAAGCTGCTAAAGTCGTACATATACAATAAGAAGAGCCCCGGCCTTAAGCTTAATGAGATGAATTACGACATCCATGTAGGTCAAATTGGTGGTTTAACCACCAAGATCATTGCTTTTTTAGCCAGCTTGATTTGCGCCAGCTTACCCGTTACCGGCTTTATTATCTGGTGGGGTAAACGCAAGAAAAACAAGTCGAAATCAGCAAAGGTGCGTAATGCAATTCACCGGAAAACACATAAACAACAGGTAGCCCAGGTATAATTTGATAGGCTTGCAAGCAACTATTTTTCAGGGTATTCTATTAATACATTATCGGTAACGGCATGGCCTGTGCAGGTAAGTATCCAGCCTTTGGCGATGTCCTCATCGGTTAGTACCTCGTTCTTAGCCATCTCCACTTTGCCTGTTTTACAGAAAGCTACACATGCCGAGCACATGCCGCTACGGCAGCTGTAGGGCAGGTTTATCTTGTTTTGCAGCGCCGCCTGAAGGATTGATTGGTTCTCTCCTTCTATTACATTGTGGAGTTCGTTTTTATAGCTAATACGGATGTTTTTAGGCGGATAATTGGTCTGTGTGCCGGTTACAGGTATGGTTTCTAATACAAAGTTTTCGCGATGTATTTGCTGATGATGGATACCCATATACAGCAGGGTAAGCTGTATCATACGCATATATACAAATGGCCCGCATAGGTAAAAAGCTGCCTTTTCCCTCGAAAACACCAGTTGCTGATTCACATATCGCTCAACAACCAGGTTGTTCAACCGGTTGGCTTCACTGCTTAGTAAGTATATAATATTAAGCCTGTCGGGATAGGTCTCCGTTAGCTCGGTTAGTTCATTATGAAAGATAACCGACCGTTCATCCTGGCAGCTGTATATCAAATGCAACTTGCTATCGCCCTGACGGTTAAGGATATATTTCAGCTGCGAAAACACCGGTACTATGCCGCTTCCAGCGGCAAAATAGATGATGTCTTTTTGCTCTTCGTGGTCGGTAATTGTAAAAACACCCGCCGGCTTAACCGCTGTAAGCATATCGCCTACATTCACTTTAGTTAGCAAAAAACGCGATATTTCGCCGTTACTTACACGTTTAACAGTAATGGCCAATAAGGCCTCGTCGGGTGATGAACTAAGGGAATATGAGCGCCGTATCTCCTGGCCGTGATGCTTGAATATAAGGGTAATAAACTGGCCTGCCTTGTAAGGTATTTTACGCCCTGCAAACTCAACCAGGTAAAAAGTAGCGGTATCGTGTAGCTCCCATTTGATCCTATCGACTCTTAAATTTAGGATGTCGTCCATTTTTATGGTTTTTGATACTCAAAAGTGGCCCTGCAGGCTGCGTTGGCCCATTACATTCCACCTTTAGCTATAAATTATTCCATTTTTTTGTTCGTATTGCGGGAATTTTTCTCTTTTTTTCGTTTTAATTCGCTACCCCTCACTCACTAATATAAAATTTTATTTGATATAAAAAAGTGAATGAAGCAGTTTTTCATTTTAAAAAAATTGTCTCCGTTTGCTGTCTCCAAAATTATTGAACGCTCAACACAATTTTTCCAAACTGTTTGGCATCGGCCATTTTACTAAAGGCATCTTTTGCATTGGCTAAAGGAAAAACCTCGTCGACCACCGGCACAATTTTATGTTCGTTTACAAAATCAAGCATGGCCTTAAACTCCTGCTGCGTGCCCATGGTTGTGCCTAATATTTGCAGCTGTTTCCAAAATATGGGGCGGGCGTTCAGCTCGGGGATGTTACCCGCCGTACCGCCAAAAAACACAATGCGCCCGCCGGGATTACACAAGTCGGGTATCTTATTAAAATCGGGGCCTAAGGCACTATCTATAACCGCGTCAAAACCACCCGCCAATTGCTTTAACTGCTCGGCCCAATCCTGCGCTTTGTAGCTTACCCCTGCAGACGCACCAAGCAACTTGGCCTTTTCTATCTTTTCGCCCGTACCCGATGTTACAAACACCCTACACCCCGCCGCAAATGCAAATTGTAATAAAAACGATCCTGTACCTGCGCCAACGCCTATGATGAGTACGGTATCGCCCTTTTTAATTTTAGCCTTGGTAAATAAAGCACGGTAAGCGGTTAAACCGGCCAAAGGCAGTGCGGCAGCCTGCTCAAAGGTTAAGTGCGTCGGTTTGGGGTAAAGGTACTCCGCTTTAACCAACACATACTCGGCCAAAGTGCCATCATCTGGCAGGCCCAATATTTTAAAGTCTTTTGATTGAAATTCATCATGGTCGCCCCAGTTGTGCGATGGGTTGATTACCACTTCTTTATTCAGCCAGTCACCCGCGCCTTCGCCTGCTTCGGCAACAATACCGGCGCCATCGGCACCCAATACAGTAGGGTACTTTATACCGGCATATTTACCTATGCTTATCCAGTAATCGCGGCGGTTTAAGGCTGCCGCCTTTATTTTAACCAATACCTCGCCGGGGCCGGGTGTGGGTTTATCAACCTCTTTGTATACGATAGGGTTTTCTGCGGATTCTAAGACGATTGCTTTCATAGGTATGATGAGTTTGTTATTGCTGTTAACGAAGTAATCTTACAACCGTGCTTAAACGCCCTGCATTAAGGGAGATTGCTTCGTACCTCGCAATGACGGGTGATATAATAAGTAGACGTGTAATATTAAATTAAAAAAGCGGCAGAATGTTTCCACCTGCCGCTTTCTGTATTATTTATGTTTTAACTTAAGCTGTTGCTTTAGCGTAAAGCTCGGCAACATGGTTCCAGTTAATTACGTTCCAAATAGCTGCCAGGTAATCAGGGCGGCGGTTTTGGTATTTTAAGTAGTAAGCGTGCTCCCAAACGTCAATACCTAATATTGGGGTACCTTTTACTTCGGCTATATCCATTAAAGGACTATCCTGGTTAGGGGTAGATGTAACAGCCAGTTTTTTATCGGCAGTAACAATTAACCATGCCCAGCCCGAACCAAAACGTGTAGCACCTGCCTCAGATACCTTAGTTTTCAGATCGGCAAACGAACCGAAGGTGCTTTTTATAGCATCGGCCAATGCGCCTGTAGG is drawn from Inquilinus sp. KBS0705 and contains these coding sequences:
- the ruvC gene encoding crossover junction endodeoxyribonuclease RuvC encodes the protein MEPVIHKERIILGIDPGTAVMGYGLVLEKGPKIELISLGVVKMDKIDDHMLKLQRIFEKTVALIDNYKPDCLAIEAPFYGKNIQVMLKLGRAQGVCMAAALSRNVTITEYSPRKIKQSITGNGSATKEQVAAMLQTLLKFNETPDFLDATDGLAVAVCHSFQKITTSSVKSSTGSKSKKSYSGWETFVKDNAVRVKGGTK
- a CDS encoding zinc-binding dehydrogenase; amino-acid sequence: MKAIVLESAENPIVYKEVDKPTPGPGEVLVKIKAAALNRRDYWISIGKYAGIKYPTVLGADGAGIVAEAGEGAGDWLNKEVVINPSHNWGDHDEFQSKDFKILGLPDDGTLAEYVLVKAEYLYPKPTHLTFEQAAALPLAGLTAYRALFTKAKIKKGDTVLIIGVGAGTGSFLLQFAFAAGCRVFVTSGTGEKIEKAKLLGASAGVSYKAQDWAEQLKQLAGGFDAVIDSALGPDFNKIPDLCNPGGRIVFFGGTAGNIPELNARPIFWKQLQILGTTMGTQQEFKAMLDFVNEHKIVPVVDEVFPLANAKDAFSKMADAKQFGKIVLSVQ
- a CDS encoding superoxide dismutase; the protein is MAFTLPALAYATDALEPHIDKATMEIHHGKHHQAYVTNLNKALEGKPEADGNIEDIIKNISKYPMPVRNNGGGHYNHTLFWTLLSPNGGGEPTGALADAIKSTFGSFADLKTKVSEAGATRFGSGWAWLIVTADKKLAVTSTPNQDSPLMDIAEVKGTPILGIDVWEHAYYLKYQNRRPDYLAAIWNVINWNHVAELYAKATA
- a CDS encoding TonB-dependent receptor translates to MNLRQPISSAIIIVLTVIFSFINPNTTAAQTSRGTVSGKVVTGKNEPAGNVSIGLEGTNYGTVTNEAGEFSFRAPAGAYKIIISYVGVPRVEIPVTVNAGQVSLVPQITINASTSQLSEINVIASRSNRFTARISTDAAKIPLAPLENAQSYTTVTGSLLKEQQVYNVEDALRNVPGIQKMWDATSRAGDGGGYFTLRGFVTQTRLRNGIAGLVTSSIDATNIDKIEVIKGPSATLFGSTLTSFGGLVNRVTKKPYEAFGLEIGHTVGNYDLNRTSIDLNTPLSSNVAFRLNSAYNYEGSFQNYGKSRTFSAAPSLAIKANDKLSFLLESEVFVGRNSAKPFFFFYYDSPPKALGVTKVSDLNINYKNAYVNDDITSFSRSLNYFAEAKYKFSDKLTSQTVFSSSNSYSNGASPYFYLVTDSTAIKLARKPGVADLPDLPGEANYIYRNDQSTYHSKLNAIEIQENINGDFNIGTTRHRFVVGLDFQHQNSNQVYYGGSYGIAPINDPTYDYGAFNKILVDANVFNPAAAYPYIYKTNTYSAYASDVINLTDRLIASAGLRVDRFENKGSYNLDGSLSSPSFSQTAFSPKFGLIYQPIKEALSLFVNYQNGFQNPGFYINRNNVSTMAKIQNANQIEGGVKMALFNGKLNGTISYYRINLTNVLRTEPGSGAQAIQVQDGTQNSKGFEAEIIANPIPSINIVAGFAYNDSKYTKSDADVQGLRPNTAGSPYLGNFYVSYRLPESAIKGLGLGFGGNYASKNKIINSVNQGTFELPSYTVLNSNVFYDRAKYRFGLSVNNLTDKHYYTGYTTINPQRLRQFVLSATYKL
- a CDS encoding leucyl/phenylalanyl-tRNA--protein transferase; amino-acid sequence: MIFRLDDRILFPDAGLAEPDGLLAIGGDLSVERLALAYKSGIFPWYSEDDPILWFSPHERFVLYPERLNVSKSMKRILRSGAFTITYDNCFNEVVKSCSTAPREGQDGTWITTDMQAAYSNLHDAGFAHSIEVWQNQRLVGGLYGVAIGTVFCGESMFSKVSNASKVALISLCQSSQYELIDCQVYTDHLASMGAHMITRQEYMAALHKTIA
- a CDS encoding ferredoxin--NADP reductase; amino-acid sequence: MDDILNLRVDRIKWELHDTATFYLVEFAGRKIPYKAGQFITLIFKHHGQEIRRSYSLSSSPDEALLAITVKRVSNGEISRFLLTKVNVGDMLTAVKPAGVFTITDHEEQKDIIYFAAGSGIVPVFSQLKYILNRQGDSKLHLIYSCQDERSVIFHNELTELTETYPDRLNIIYLLSSEANRLNNLVVERYVNQQLVFSREKAAFYLCGPFVYMRMIQLTLLYMGIHHQQIHRENFVLETIPVTGTQTNYPPKNIRISYKNELHNVIEGENQSILQAALQNKINLPYSCRSGMCSACVAFCKTGKVEMAKNEVLTDEDIAKGWILTCTGHAVTDNVLIEYPEK
- a CDS encoding 5'-3'-deoxyribonucleotidase, yielding MKRIAIDMDEVISDAIQRFADWYKRDYNIEFTPEQLSSSRFEDLLEEGHRYKVKEYAHHEDFFKDLNIIPGSQEVINELHKKYELFITTAAMEFPYSFKHKLNWLNTHFPYISWTNIVFCGDKSIINADYLIDDNVRHFKRFIGQGVLFTASHNRNVEWDVRVDSWDDVAKMFL
- a CDS encoding PepSY domain-containing protein; protein product: MTPFKKVILFCHRWLGFISGLVVFIVSITGCIFCFQDEIQDAIYKHRTVQNTGKPYIQPSQLINEVKKTYPKASSDFIYYYGKERPAAVYANLGKDGYEFIYLNPYTGKITYHEQLQSNFFVVVEYIHLYLLLPPAIGKWVVGVSVIIFMVIMITGLILWWPKRKSDRKRSFTIKWGGRWRRVNYDLHNVLGFYATSIAIILSITGLAIAFQPVSKAIYNTANVGRNIKYEDEVTEPKSDSLKRAGLAKQPVVDIAFAYARQQAPDAEMFLIHNDPALSGAIGVGAYAKSLHYSNANGFEFDKYNGKLLKSYIYNKKSPGLKLNEMNYDIHVGQIGGLTTKIIAFLASLICASLPVTGFIIWWGKRKKNKSKSAKVRNAIHRKTHKQQVAQV